The proteins below come from a single Drosophila suzukii chromosome X, CBGP_Dsuzu_IsoJpt1.0, whole genome shotgun sequence genomic window:
- the inc gene encoding BTB/POZ domain-containing protein KCTD5: MSTVFINSRKSPNVLKKQGTDQWVKLNVGGTYFLTTKTTLSRDPNSFLSRLIQEDCDLISDRDETGAYLIDRDPKYFAPVLNYLRHGKLVLDGVSEEGVLEEAEFYNVTQLIALLKECILHRDQRPHADKKRVYRVLQCREQELTQMISTLSDGWRFEQLISMQYTNYGPFENNEFLCVVSKECGTTAGRELELNDRAKVLQQKGSRILGI, translated from the exons ATGAGCACCGTGTTCATCAACTCGCGCAAGAGCCCCAATGTGCTGAAAAAACAGGGCACCGACCAGTGGGTCAAGCTGAACGTGGGCGGCACCTACTTCCTCACCACCAAGACGACGCTCTCCCGTGACCCAAATTCCTTCCTCTCCCGCCTGATTCAGGAGGACTGCGACTTGATATCGGATCGG GACGAGACAGGCGCCTACCTAATCGACAGAGACCCCAAATACTTTGCACCCGTGCTCAACTATCTGCGCCACGGCAAGCTGGTGCTCGATGGCGTCTCCGAGGAGGGCGTGCTGGAGGAGGCTGAGTTCTACAACGTGACACAGCTGATAGCTCTGCTGAAGGAGTGCATCCTGCACAGGGATCAG CGACCGCATGCAGACAAAAAGCGCGTATATCGTGTGCTGCAGTGCCGCGAACAGGAACTGACCCAG ATGATCTCAACACTGTCGGATGGCTGGCGGTTCGAGCAGCTGATCAGCATGCAGTACACCAACTACGGGCCGTTTGAAAACAATGAGTTCCTGTGCGTGGTCTCCAAGGAGTGCGGCACGACGGCCGGGCGAGAGCTAGAGCTTAACGACCGGGCCAAGGTCCTGCAGCAGAAGGGATCGCGAAT TCTTGGAATTTAA